Proteins found in one Salvia splendens isolate huo1 chromosome 10, SspV2, whole genome shotgun sequence genomic segment:
- the LOC121752217 gene encoding probable purine permease 5 has product MQHQLLMPDMEDPKPKMFREKLEAYKAMALNTFNTKPISHWILLALSSGAMLVAFPASSLLSRVYYSDGGESKWIISWVAVAGWPIPALVLIPTYFVLGVSPTPLNLKLVASYIVLGFLSAADNLMYAYGYAYLPASTASLLGSTSLIFSTLFGCLLVKNKINASIINAIVIITAAMVIIALDSDSDRYGNVTDRQYAMGFIWNVLGSMLHGLIFALSELVFVRLLGRSSFHVVLEQQVMVSLLGFAFTTVGLVINNDFQNMASEAKSFKGGRSAYLSVLIWGVVTFQLGILGATAALFLASTVLAGVLNSIRVPLTSIAAVLILHDPMSGFKILSLIVTFWGFASYIYGNCTPEKDSSL; this is encoded by the exons ATGCAGCATCAACTACTAATGCCAG ATATGGAAGATCCGAAGCCGAAAATGTTCCGAGAAAAGCTTGAGGCTTACAAGGCCATGGCTTTGAATACATTCAACACCAAACCTATCTCACATTGGATTCTCTTAGCCCTAAGCAGTGGAGCAATGCTCGTGGCGTTCCCTGCCTCGTCTCTGCTATCGCGTGTTTATTACTCTGATGGCGGGGAGAGCAAGTGGATAATCTCGTGGGTGGCTGTTGCCGGGTGGCCTATCCCTGCACTGGTCTTGATTCCTACTTATTTCGTTCTGGGGGTGTCTCCGACTCCTCTGAATCTGAAGCTCGTCGCGTCCTACATTGTCCTGGGCTTCCTAAGCGCGGCTGACAACCTCATGTACGCGTATGGATACGCTTACTTACCCGCATCAACTGCTTCTCTGTTGGGATCAACGTCCTTGATCTTCTCAACGCTCTTCGGATGCCTATTGGTGAAGAACAAGATCAATGCTTCTATAATAAACGCGATTGTGATCATCACGGCTGCAATGGTGATTATAGCCCTGGACTCGGACTCTGATAGGTATGGGAATGTGACGGACAGGCAGTACGCGATGGGTTTTATCTGGAACGTGCTTGGGTCCATGCTGCACGGGCTCATATTTGCTCTGTCGGAGCTGGTGTTTGTGAGGCTGCTCGGGAGGAGTTCATTCCACGTCGTGCTGGAGCAGCAAGTGATGGTTTCTTTGCTGGGCTTTGCGTTCACGACAGTGGGGCTCGTGATCAACAACGACTTCCAGAACATGGCGTCTGAGGCGAAAAGTTTTAAAGGCGGTAGGAGTGCGTACCTGTCTGTTCTCATCTGGGGTGTGGTTACATTCCAGCTAGGGATTCTTGGAGCCACGGCTGCGCTGTTTCTGGCGTCGACCGTGCTGGCTGGTGTACTCAACTCGATACGAGTGCCCCTTACGAGCATCGCAGCTGTTTTGATACTCCATGATCCAATGAGTGGTTTCAAGATCCTGTCTCTCATAGTCACCTTCTGGGGATTTGCTTCTTACATATATGGGAATTGCACTCCAGAGAAAGACTCATCTTTGTGA